From Chryseobacterium sp. IHB B 17019, one genomic window encodes:
- a CDS encoding RagB/SusD family nutrient uptake outer membrane protein — MKTTYKKYTSFLRLNRKTLTKTLIFGTLTLGIISCEEDLMLEPENNITQTSFYTTELQIQQALSGVYSGMINASSRGGFDVNFYLLASEVRSNNFNAISQNGNRDYYAINRFQDTSSTEEMDILWEDAYQMISYANNILARIDAVPFADPATREQYRSETRFLRAYAYFELMRNFGKVPLIDHPVSPEEAATIPRTDLATLYSFITSEIEASVAGLKNVYNAANKGRITKSAAHAMLGRIYLTGYGYPLNNSSYLSKAKEHLSAVIQVEGQYVTFATNYADLFKSVNDNKYHIFEIQHISGGLSQGSYLPSYVSPTFGVADPLYNAQGSLYSSAELGVSQSLINSYETGDLRRALTVKTQFIAQNGQPDNANYFVKFREPGLALTNRYDWPINFPVIRYADVLLMYAEVLNNEGNTGGAVPFLNRIRQRAGLAPLSTSMSAADFTAALRKERRVEFAGEGVYWHDLVRWNIAVDVINQAAADLNYNFTISTKDYLYQIPLSQIQVAGYEQNP, encoded by the coding sequence ATGAAAACAACTTATAAAAAATATACATCCTTTTTACGATTAAACCGTAAAACTCTCACAAAAACTTTAATTTTCGGAACATTAACATTAGGAATAATCAGCTGCGAAGAAGATCTCATGCTGGAACCTGAAAATAATATCACGCAAACTTCTTTTTATACCACCGAGCTGCAAATCCAGCAAGCCTTGTCGGGTGTATATTCCGGAATGATAAATGCTTCGTCCAGAGGAGGTTTCGATGTTAATTTTTATCTGCTGGCTTCGGAAGTCCGTTCCAATAATTTTAATGCCATTTCCCAAAACGGAAACAGGGATTATTACGCGATTAACCGTTTTCAGGATACCTCTTCAACCGAAGAAATGGATATTCTTTGGGAAGATGCCTATCAGATGATTTCTTATGCGAATAATATTTTAGCAAGAATCGATGCCGTTCCATTTGCAGATCCTGCGACAAGGGAGCAATACCGCTCAGAAACCCGTTTTTTAAGGGCATATGCATACTTCGAATTGATGCGTAATTTTGGAAAAGTCCCTTTGATAGATCATCCGGTGAGCCCTGAAGAAGCTGCAACGATACCAAGAACTGATCTGGCAACTCTGTATAGTTTCATTACCTCGGAAATTGAAGCTTCTGTAGCTGGCTTAAAAAATGTTTACAACGCAGCTAATAAGGGAAGAATAACAAAATCTGCAGCTCATGCGATGTTAGGCAGGATCTATCTTACAGGATACGGCTATCCTCTCAACAACAGCTCTTATTTATCTAAAGCAAAAGAGCATTTATCTGCAGTCATTCAGGTGGAAGGGCAGTATGTCACATTTGCGACGAATTATGCAGATTTGTTTAAAAGTGTCAATGACAACAAATATCATATTTTTGAAATCCAGCATATTAGTGGCGGGCTGTCGCAGGGTTCTTATTTACCAAGTTATGTTTCACCTACTTTTGGAGTAGCAGATCCTTTGTACAATGCGCAGGGAAGTCTTTACAGTTCTGCGGAATTAGGGGTTTCCCAATCATTGATTAACTCCTACGAAACTGGGGATTTAAGACGTGCCTTAACCGTTAAAACCCAATTTATAGCTCAAAACGGGCAACCGGATAATGCCAATTATTTCGTGAAATTCCGTGAGCCGGGGCTTGCATTGACCAACCGCTACGACTGGCCGATTAATTTTCCTGTGATCCGATATGCGGATGTTCTTTTAATGTATGCAGAAGTGTTGAATAATGAGGGTAATACCGGCGGTGCTGTTCCATTTTTAAACAGAATTCGTCAGAGGGCAGGGTTAGCTCCGCTTTCTACATCTATGTCAGCTGCCGATTTTACTGCGGCGCTCCGTAAGGAAAGAAGAGTGGAGTTTGCAGGCGAAGGTGTTTACTGGCATGATTTGGTGCGTTGGAATATCGCAGTGGATGTCATTAATCAGGCAGCGGCGGATCTTAACTATAATTTCACCATTTCAACGAAGGATTACTTGTATCAGATTCCTTTATCTCAAATTCAGGTGGCTGGATATGAGCAGAATCCTTAG
- a CDS encoding helix-turn-helix domain-containing protein, producing MKKEFFLLLLFACLSINAQDLTAYNKLYNKVYLETASKDFKKALYIADSLYKISETPTLQAKSLMLSATLYRDTKDFKKALSYAEKAETIIENTDDLNWQARISLFLAGQYRGVELYNQSKKYAQKTLEIGKMIKDTLIAHKIQGLILQEMAYYEMDQKKYKKSNQYIQQSQLHFNNVIKEKDFFTADNEQMLGSNYYHLKNIKAALFHYRKALNLVKDFPENEITGDIYNGLANVYLENNDLINAKKYLDLAQEVSDKAENLELKQEVYSTVEKYYIATKNIEKLKEIDQKKDTLESKITSKTRQFVDESYTNLDKKIVKAEQKSTRKNYLIVITGFLVILILVLYIRSKIQQKKNIEKFKQILRKSNEKPRFVDSAALKETETPMEIENNEVPVLMTSETEEKLLAKLKKFEKSNLFNNKNISLPFLAGRFETNTKYLSYVINTHKKKDFNNYINELRINYIIEKLKNEPQYRNYKMASLADEVGFSSHSKFSKVFKKETSLSPSLFIKYIEEESLQEKV from the coding sequence ATGAAAAAAGAATTTTTTCTTTTACTACTTTTCGCTTGTTTATCAATTAATGCACAGGATTTAACTGCATATAATAAATTATATAACAAAGTCTATTTAGAAACAGCTTCTAAAGATTTCAAAAAAGCACTTTATATTGCTGATTCTTTATACAAGATTTCTGAAACACCGACCCTTCAAGCAAAAAGTTTAATGCTTTCGGCTACCCTTTACAGAGATACGAAAGATTTTAAGAAAGCCTTATCGTATGCCGAAAAAGCTGAAACAATTATTGAAAATACGGATGATTTAAACTGGCAAGCACGGATTTCTCTCTTTTTAGCCGGCCAATATCGTGGTGTCGAACTCTACAACCAGTCAAAAAAATATGCTCAAAAAACACTCGAAATAGGCAAAATGATTAAGGATACGCTAATAGCACACAAAATCCAGGGTTTAATTCTGCAAGAAATGGCCTATTACGAAATGGATCAAAAAAAATACAAGAAATCCAATCAGTATATTCAACAATCTCAGCTTCATTTCAATAATGTTATAAAAGAAAAAGATTTCTTTACTGCTGATAACGAACAGATGCTTGGTTCTAATTATTACCATCTGAAAAATATCAAAGCTGCTTTATTTCATTATAGGAAGGCTTTAAATTTAGTTAAAGATTTTCCTGAAAATGAAATTACGGGAGATATTTATAATGGCTTAGCGAATGTATATTTAGAAAATAACGATTTAATTAATGCAAAGAAATATCTTGATCTTGCACAAGAAGTCTCTGATAAAGCCGAAAATCTTGAGCTTAAGCAAGAAGTTTATAGTACAGTGGAGAAATATTACATAGCAACTAAGAATATTGAAAAACTCAAAGAAATAGATCAAAAAAAGGATACTTTAGAAAGCAAAATAACTTCAAAAACGCGGCAGTTTGTTGATGAATCTTATACTAATCTTGACAAAAAAATAGTAAAGGCAGAGCAAAAAAGTACCCGGAAAAATTACCTTATTGTAATTACAGGATTCCTTGTTATTCTTATCCTTGTTCTATATATACGATCTAAAATACAACAAAAGAAAAACATTGAAAAATTCAAACAAATACTAAGAAAATCTAATGAAAAACCAAGGTTCGTTGATTCTGCCGCCTTAAAGGAAACCGAGACACCTATGGAGATAGAAAATAATGAAGTGCCGGTTTTAATGACATCCGAAACGGAAGAAAAACTGCTTGCCAAATTGAAGAAATTTGAGAAATCCAATCTTTTCAATAATAAAAATATCTCTCTTCCCTTTTTAGCGGGACGCTTTGAAACTAATACGAAATACCTTTCCTATGTTATCAATACGCACAAAAAGAAAGATTTCAACAATTATATTAATGAATTAAGGATTAATTATATCATTGAAAAACTCAAGAATGAACCTCAATACCGGAACTATAAAATGGCTTCTTTAGCCGATGAAGTTGGGTTTTCTTCGCATAGCAAATTCAGTAAAGTCTTTAAAAAAGAAACTTCTTTATCTCCTTCTTTATTCATAAAATATATTGAAGAAGAAAGTCTTCAAGAAAAGGTTTAA
- a CDS encoding T9SS type A sorting domain-containing protein, with protein MKKNVFLGLFLLMMGKAYSQIVYTPVNPNFEINLSPTGGSSANLFPIDFNNDGVVDFNFRWDVFGPGTYFMHITSSNSFSYNPSNQAIGTGNFNSFGVPYAMPLSSGVSLSSTSAGWITEPRGPLIGDGETQNFLALGDRYIGVRFLVGSQYYYGWILVSFTTNKLRIKSYAYQSTPNTSITTGNTGGSLAVGDHHVNPAKMELYPNPASEFIKLPNLKQTSAFEIYNAEGRIVKSGTADSKKEINISELLNGSYIISVMDKDQQSNIKFIKK; from the coding sequence ATGAAAAAAAATGTATTTCTTGGCTTGTTCCTGCTTATGATGGGGAAAGCCTATTCACAGATTGTGTATACACCAGTGAATCCCAATTTTGAGATCAATCTTTCCCCGACAGGAGGAAGCAGTGCAAACCTTTTCCCTATTGATTTTAATAATGACGGGGTTGTGGATTTCAATTTCAGATGGGATGTTTTTGGTCCCGGCACTTATTTTATGCATATCACCAGCTCCAATTCTTTCTCTTATAATCCCAGTAATCAGGCAATTGGTACCGGAAATTTTAATTCCTTCGGTGTGCCTTATGCAATGCCTTTAAGCTCCGGAGTATCATTAAGCTCCACATCTGCCGGATGGATTACCGAGCCGAGAGGCCCTCTTATTGGTGATGGGGAAACCCAGAATTTTTTAGCATTGGGAGACCGGTATATTGGGGTTAGATTTCTTGTAGGAAGTCAATACTATTACGGTTGGATACTTGTTTCTTTCACCACCAATAAGCTGAGAATAAAATCATATGCTTATCAGAGTACTCCAAATACATCCATTACAACCGGAAATACGGGAGGTTCCTTAGCAGTAGGCGATCATCATGTAAATCCTGCTAAAATGGAATTATATCCTAATCCTGCCTCAGAATTTATAAAGCTGCCGAATCTGAAACAGACTTCTGCCTTTGAAATTTACAATGCAGAAGGTAGAATTGTAAAAAGTGGTACCGCCGATTCTAAAAAAGAAATAAATATCTCTGAACTTTTAAACGGCTCCTATATCATATCTGTGATGGACAAAGACCAGCAATCCAATATAAAATTTATAAAAAAATAG
- a CDS encoding RNA polymerase sigma factor — MKLTDHTLLNKIKSGDKPAFMILYERYWDSLYGFVFGRTRNKEVAEEILQNLWIKILEDTKAIQTDESESAKGYLLRYLHYRIIDFYNSSKKNSATVSIDESDIPIEITDTEYFEILEESDISALFEMIDEVVSQLSATEREVFDMRIRKNMSVEDTAKALGLSSKTVSNKLSKTLGEIREKLNPDYQSSKKLISLLVLMEILAKQAATLQDM, encoded by the coding sequence ATGAAACTGACAGATCACACTTTATTGAATAAAATAAAATCAGGAGACAAGCCTGCTTTCATGATACTGTACGAAAGATATTGGGACAGCCTGTATGGTTTTGTTTTCGGGAGAACGAGAAATAAAGAAGTTGCAGAAGAAATTTTACAAAATCTCTGGATTAAAATCCTTGAGGATACCAAAGCCATACAGACCGACGAATCGGAAAGCGCAAAGGGCTATCTGCTGCGATACCTTCATTACAGGATCATTGATTTTTATAACAGTTCAAAAAAAAATTCAGCAACGGTAAGCATTGATGAATCCGACATCCCAATAGAAATAACAGACACCGAATATTTTGAGATTCTTGAGGAAAGTGATATTTCCGCTTTGTTTGAGATGATTGATGAGGTGGTTTCCCAGCTTTCCGCTACAGAACGAGAAGTCTTTGATATGAGAATCCGGAAAAATATGTCTGTCGAGGATACAGCAAAAGCCCTCGGGTTGAGCAGTAAAACGGTAAGTAACAAGCTAAGCAAGACTCTGGGTGAAATAAGGGAAAAGCTTAATCCAGATTATCAATCTTCCAAAAAGCTTATTTCTCTGTTGGTTCTCATGGAAATCCTGGCCAAACAGGCAGCAACACTACAGGATATGTAA
- a CDS encoding FecR family protein, with protein MKNLKYKKVEAFVFRLWEREVSGEKISQKETEILEKWKIHVEKDLNETGSKESKERILFALEPYFAQPTIVHHNISFKKYIYQAAAVILLLLSFGGVFTYYTFFKPDVYIAESVNRKVHLADGTIVNLFPGAELTVEKSFPADTRIVGLKGDAIFSVAKSKIHPFIVNADGFSTKVLGTVFKISQSGNDKAVDLYEGKVAVSSEGVPVYFLKPHQKWTNFGIPRTAAVLSISPGKNSGKNGSALLSLSFNDVSLDEVVEVLQKNHQISIKYPKEVSGKKITADFTGGSTDENIEALAFILGLEVKKENNTYILKK; from the coding sequence ATGAAGAACCTAAAATATAAAAAAGTTGAAGCATTTGTTTTCAGACTTTGGGAGCGGGAAGTTTCCGGAGAAAAAATCTCCCAGAAGGAAACTGAAATTTTGGAAAAATGGAAAATCCACGTTGAAAAAGATTTAAATGAAACAGGATCTAAGGAATCTAAAGAAAGAATTTTATTCGCTTTGGAACCTTATTTTGCTCAACCAACGATTGTTCATCACAATATCAGCTTTAAAAAATATATTTATCAGGCGGCGGCAGTTATTCTATTATTACTGTCATTCGGAGGAGTTTTTACATATTATACTTTCTTTAAACCGGATGTGTATATCGCAGAATCTGTAAACAGAAAAGTTCATCTGGCAGACGGTACGATAGTGAATTTATTTCCGGGTGCAGAGCTTACGGTAGAAAAATCTTTTCCTGCAGATACCAGAATTGTTGGCTTAAAAGGAGACGCCATATTTTCCGTGGCCAAATCCAAAATACATCCTTTTATTGTAAACGCAGATGGTTTCAGCACCAAAGTATTGGGAACGGTTTTTAAAATTTCACAGTCAGGAAACGATAAAGCGGTTGATCTGTATGAAGGTAAAGTAGCTGTTTCATCTGAAGGAGTTCCGGTTTATTTTCTTAAACCTCATCAAAAATGGACCAATTTCGGGATTCCGAGAACGGCGGCTGTTCTTTCAATTTCACCTGGAAAAAATTCCGGCAAAAACGGTTCGGCTTTATTGTCTTTAAGTTTCAACGATGTTTCACTGGATGAGGTTGTAGAGGTTTTACAGAAAAATCATCAGATCAGTATTAAATATCCTAAAGAAGTTTCCGGTAAGAAAATCACGGCAGACTTTACGGGGGGAAGTACCGATGAAAATATAGAAGCACTGGCATTCATATTAGGTCTGGAAGTGAAAAAGGAGAACAACACTTATATCCTGAAAAAATAA
- a CDS encoding TonB-dependent receptor, which produces MKSLKCNFTIAALFFSVTAVEAQELVQKVSFSVPASRPLIDVLEEFAGKTGTRLAYSKSDIKELKVKDIKCENITVSNCLKDITAGLPVVYRLRGDLISIKYENSSVSVLGNGRISGKIVDEVGNPVVGAQVTIAGKTLTTDNNGEFAVDLPSGTYTLSVRATKFNPLRVEKLTVSNNETNNISFAMKQVSDKITNIKEVVISGTRKADTQAGLLTQQKKAAQMSDGISAEQISKTPDNDVGGTLKRVTGVTTIDNKYVVVRSMGERWNTAAMDGISLPSTEAYNQNFSFDIIPTSMVESVVVSKTATPDMNASFAGGYVEVRTKDIPNENFTTVTLGASYNDISTFKEFLTRQRGKYDYFGYDDGTRDFPMGLKAMNWENPEFFEQSKQFTNDNFTNYAMKADMGSNMQLALGRTFKLKNNNKWGFAGALVVRNEQNKLDIDHTGRGNWLDTTQLINNWQETGEAPVKFYNFKNQGASYTYNSTVAGMMNFGLQLGKNRFSFRNSYTHIYDNTVTRITGWNEYSGGSGLPENAELAYNYFYNGIIPNNDPEQIKTLDRPYADNANYPVYQTLLQNKLEGSHKIGNIDIDWFLARTGVASDTKDYTLHQTYYNFIGKEIIAYHQVNNSSSDFARGYIENRQRDYNYGASFKWNMDAGNFKNDIKVGYAGASKANTNIQQKFLLRTDETNGAPKIRALDGALSDWLDGSYYVSGGIGWETRPLYSDEKYEGEVDQHAGFIMFDNRWNKLRLVWGLRAEYFRYNLISQQIDPDDQQNLFKTAVEDKPWQFMPSANFTYSPTNKINLRLAYNKMVIRPQFNERTGLPYFDPIANGLIHNTEMVSSIVNNYDFKFEWFPGLGEIFSVGLYYKNIDKPIEREGNISNEGNLHLYNGNSKNAKLKGFEAEVRKNLGFIATDSFLEKLFISGNFTFNDTKVIAFKDKTKTTDADETYEVDRPLYGQTPYAYNLGLMYDGERLGLSFLYNAKGDQYITVGYGYNGEEIQRPYAVADAQISYKFLRNRNLEVKFNARNLFNRVKEFYNNYNSYSVSKGGASQTEREMLELLPGATDKYDKNIDKILFRAYSGRIFGLNVNYTF; this is translated from the coding sequence ATGAAAAGTTTGAAGTGTAATTTTACAATCGCGGCGTTGTTTTTTAGTGTAACAGCAGTAGAGGCACAGGAATTAGTACAAAAAGTATCATTTTCTGTTCCGGCAAGCAGACCGTTGATTGACGTTTTGGAAGAATTTGCTGGTAAAACAGGAACAAGGCTGGCTTATTCTAAATCAGATATTAAAGAATTAAAGGTAAAAGATATAAAATGCGAAAATATTACTGTCAGCAATTGCCTGAAGGATATTACGGCAGGTCTTCCGGTTGTTTACCGCTTGCGTGGAGACCTTATTTCAATTAAATATGAAAACTCAAGTGTTTCTGTATTGGGAAACGGAAGAATTTCCGGAAAAATCGTTGATGAAGTCGGGAATCCGGTTGTCGGAGCCCAAGTAACCATTGCCGGAAAGACATTGACCACCGATAATAATGGTGAATTCGCTGTTGATCTGCCTTCGGGAACTTATACCCTTAGTGTTAGAGCAACAAAATTCAATCCTTTAAGAGTTGAAAAATTAACGGTAAGCAACAACGAAACGAATAATATTTCATTCGCCATGAAGCAGGTTTCCGATAAAATAACGAATATTAAAGAAGTCGTTATTTCCGGAACCCGCAAGGCAGATACCCAGGCCGGATTATTGACCCAACAGAAAAAAGCTGCACAAATGAGTGATGGTATTTCTGCGGAACAGATTTCCAAAACGCCTGATAACGACGTTGGCGGGACATTAAAAAGAGTAACGGGAGTTACCACGATCGATAATAAATACGTGGTTGTCCGTTCAATGGGAGAACGTTGGAACACCGCTGCGATGGACGGGATCAGCCTGCCGAGCACGGAAGCGTATAACCAGAATTTTTCATTCGATATTATCCCGACTTCAATGGTGGAAAGCGTGGTGGTAAGCAAAACCGCGACCCCCGATATGAATGCCAGCTTCGCGGGTGGTTATGTAGAAGTAAGGACAAAAGATATTCCCAATGAAAATTTTACGACGGTTACTTTGGGGGCTTCATATAATGATATTTCTACTTTTAAAGAATTCTTGACCCGCCAGCGAGGAAAATACGACTATTTCGGGTATGACGACGGAACAAGGGACTTCCCGATGGGCCTCAAAGCAATGAACTGGGAAAATCCTGAGTTTTTTGAGCAGTCGAAGCAGTTTACCAACGATAATTTCACCAATTATGCAATGAAAGCGGATATGGGATCTAATATGCAGCTGGCTTTGGGTAGGACTTTTAAACTTAAAAATAACAATAAATGGGGTTTTGCAGGAGCTTTGGTTGTAAGAAACGAACAAAATAAATTAGATATCGACCACACTGGAAGAGGAAACTGGCTGGATACTACGCAACTTATCAATAACTGGCAGGAAACCGGAGAAGCACCCGTAAAGTTTTATAATTTTAAAAATCAGGGAGCATCTTATACCTACAATTCCACGGTGGCGGGAATGATGAATTTCGGGTTGCAGTTGGGTAAAAACAGGTTTTCATTCCGGAATTCTTATACTCATATTTATGACAATACAGTCACAAGAATTACAGGCTGGAACGAATATTCAGGAGGAAGCGGATTGCCGGAAAATGCAGAGTTAGCTTACAATTATTTTTACAACGGAATCATCCCTAATAATGACCCGGAACAAATAAAAACATTAGACAGACCTTATGCTGATAACGCCAATTATCCTGTCTATCAGACTCTTTTGCAAAATAAGCTGGAAGGAAGTCATAAAATCGGAAATATAGATATCGACTGGTTTTTAGCAAGAACAGGCGTGGCATCAGATACCAAAGATTATACACTGCATCAGACCTATTATAATTTTATTGGAAAAGAAATAATAGCTTATCATCAGGTAAATAATTCATCAAGTGATTTTGCAAGAGGATATATAGAAAACAGGCAGAGAGATTACAATTACGGAGCATCCTTCAAATGGAATATGGATGCAGGAAATTTTAAAAATGATATTAAAGTAGGGTATGCCGGAGCATCAAAAGCCAATACTAATATTCAGCAGAAATTTTTGTTGAGAACGGATGAAACCAACGGTGCCCCTAAAATCAGAGCACTGGATGGAGCGCTTTCAGATTGGCTGGATGGTTCATATTACGTTTCAGGTGGGATAGGATGGGAAACAAGGCCACTTTACAGTGACGAGAAATATGAAGGTGAAGTAGATCAGCACGCAGGATTTATCATGTTTGATAATCGCTGGAATAAACTTAGGCTGGTTTGGGGATTGAGAGCGGAATATTTTAGGTATAATTTAATTTCTCAGCAGATAGATCCGGATGATCAGCAGAATCTATTCAAAACCGCTGTGGAAGACAAGCCGTGGCAATTTATGCCCTCTGCCAACTTTACCTATAGCCCAACGAATAAAATTAACCTGAGACTGGCTTATAACAAAATGGTGATCCGGCCTCAATTTAATGAAAGAACGGGACTGCCGTATTTCGATCCTATTGCTAACGGATTGATTCATAATACGGAAATGGTATCATCAATAGTGAATAATTATGATTTTAAGTTTGAGTGGTTCCCAGGATTAGGAGAAATATTTTCAGTAGGATTATATTATAAAAATATCGACAAACCAATTGAAAGGGAGGGAAATATTTCCAACGAAGGAAACCTGCACCTTTATAACGGAAATTCTAAAAACGCAAAACTGAAAGGCTTTGAAGCTGAGGTAAGAAAAAACTTAGGCTTCATAGCAACAGATTCTTTCCTCGAAAAACTTTTTATCAGTGGAAACTTTACGTTTAACGATACTAAAGTAATTGCTTTTAAAGACAAGACAAAAACAACGGATGCAGACGAAACATACGAAGTAGACAGGCCGCTTTACGGGCAGACTCCCTATGCTTACAATCTGGGTCTGATGTATGATGGAGAACGTTTGGGATTAAGCTTTTTATACAACGCAAAAGGCGATCAGTACATCACGGTAGGATACGGATACAACGGGGAGGAGATACAAAGGCCTTATGCTGTTGCGGATGCACAGATTTCATATAAATTTCTTAGAAACAGGAATTTAGAGGTGAAATTTAATGCCAGAAACCTTTTCAACAGGGTGAAGGAGTTTTACAATAATTATAATTCTTATTCGGTGTCGAAAGGTGGTGCTTCACAGACAGAAAGGGAAATGCTGGAACTTTTGCCCGGAGCTACCGATAAATATGACAAAAATATCGATAAGATCCTGTTTCGTGCCTACAGCGGAAGAATATTTGGCTTAAATGTAAACTATACTTTTTAA
- a CDS encoding T9SS-dependent choice-of-anchor J family protein yields MKKLILFSVLFLSQAIFAQYPVWSNSFDTPSSLQGWTFHDLNGNGNGWVQGQNIYHNGSTLAYGTSGVLRHSINLVPSGNATGFGTENDWIISPEIDLTNAGGNITLAGYIGRQRSTHTSVGRDIYIFVSTPQKPVPELSDFQQLATAAQNAGGATHKFIASTTLPADLTQFAESLVDISAFAGQKIYIGLWSNRIVSAPINSQNINIDEMAIFSSVLKTNDVKTVKNLTKIMENPVTNSLQLQLNPGLKENTTTVTVYNLAGQKVVMTKYSKNINVTALSTGAYIAEVSDGKTTERLKFIKK; encoded by the coding sequence ATGAAAAAATTAATTTTATTTTCTGTTCTGTTTTTATCACAAGCAATATTTGCACAATATCCTGTCTGGAGCAATTCTTTTGACACACCGTCTTCTCTGCAGGGATGGACCTTCCATGACCTGAACGGTAACGGAAACGGATGGGTACAGGGACAAAATATTTACCATAACGGGAGTACTTTGGCTTATGGAACTTCAGGAGTTCTTCGTCATTCTATTAATTTGGTTCCTTCAGGTAATGCAACCGGGTTCGGAACAGAAAATGACTGGATCATTTCACCCGAAATCGATCTTACAAATGCAGGAGGAAACATCACATTAGCGGGTTATATCGGAAGACAAAGATCCACACATACAAGCGTGGGAAGAGATATCTATATTTTCGTAAGCACACCTCAGAAACCAGTGCCTGAACTGTCTGATTTTCAGCAATTGGCGACAGCAGCACAAAATGCAGGAGGAGCAACCCATAAATTCATCGCCAGTACAACTTTGCCGGCAGATCTTACTCAGTTTGCAGAATCTTTAGTAGATATTTCGGCTTTTGCAGGACAAAAGATTTACATCGGCTTATGGTCAAACAGAATAGTTTCTGCACCTATTAATTCTCAGAATATCAATATTGATGAGATGGCTATTTTTTCATCAGTTTTGAAAACAAATGATGTAAAAACAGTTAAAAACTTAACCAAAATAATGGAAAACCCTGTAACAAATTCTTTACAATTACAGCTTAATCCTGGTTTAAAAGAAAATACAACTACAGTTACTGTTTATAATCTGGCAGGTCAAAAAGTGGTGATGACCAAATACTCAAAAAACATTAATGTAACTGCATTGTCAACAGGAGCTTATATCGCTGAGGTTTCCGATGGAAAGACAACAGAAAGATTGAAATTCATTAAGAAATAA